The following nucleotide sequence is from Toxoplasma gondii ME49 chromosome IV, whole genome shotgun sequence.
CAAGTAGCACACTCCTTAAAGAGTATGGGTGGAACGCAAcgacaaagaaggagagccCTGCAAAGAATGTGAAAGTGACAGTTTCGCCCCGCAGGTCGTTCTTCATTTGTTGCGCTGAAGATGGCACCTGGGAAGTAGCTCCCCCTCATTTCCAATCGAGCTCATCCGAAAAACGAGGTTGTGGAGTCCGGGGCACGCGCCGTCTCGCCAGATTCACACATTTATCCAGTGACTAATGTCTGTGTGGTTAACTGGAAGCTCTCAAGACAGCTTTGGTCGTATATACACATTGATATCAACGGTGTATTTTTCAGGCATGTCTGTACATGTCCAGATACAGGTTTAGCGGTTCATACATGAATGTAACACCTACGTCTCCATGATTCATCCGGCGAGAATAATACAGTGAATGCCATCAATGCTGCGTTGATACAGGGATTAGGGGGGACTATCCATTTGTTTTCCTTGCTGCATGGAAAAAGATATCAGTGATGACGTGTTGGCAGCTGCTGCCAGGCTCTCGTTGGACCCAGACACTGTGGtgtttgcgtttctcctAGAAAGGGTACGCTCTTCACTTtttcgagaaagaggaaagcatATGGTGATCTTATGGCCCCTATCGAAGCTCCACTGTTGCACAGATCACGGGCATGTCcatatgcatgcagttaCACATCTACTTTCAGACAGGTATGTGGTCACGTTCATCTCGTGGCGGGTGGAATGATCGTTTTCCTGTCCACCCCTTCTCTAAGGGATCGGGCTGCTCCTGTTGATCGACAGCCTTTGAGACTTTAGGAAGATGACAAATGCTCCACGCCAGAAGCCTAACGCGTAAGCACGAAGGACAGCCTAGTCATGAATGACAGCAGGAGTGCGCCATTTTCAGCAGTCCAATGGGGACGGGTGGTGTGCAGCAATCATACAGAACGTGGTTGTTTGTATTTCATAACTGGAGCCATACCCAGCATCCATATTTAAAAAGGCGGCACTGCAGTCAGGAGCCCGATTTCTTGGTGGTGCTTCCGTGACTATAGACTCCAGTGATGCTACAGGTTCAGAGCGAACCAGATCTGAGCAGAGGGAGTCTAAGAAAGGCTGATGTCGGCTCTCCCAACAACAAAGCTGGACTAAAACAGGCACACGCGTATTTATGGTCCCCTTTTATGTTTCAACCGTTGTTCCTTTTACTCTCCAGTTTCACTGTGTGAATGTGTGCACGTGCCTTAACGAAATCTGGGGAAACTCCATCTACGAACGGTACAGACGCGAACGGGGCGGCCCCGGGGTGTCCGTTCTTTAAGGCATACTCGATTCAGGCCTGAGACACACCGCCGTCACTGATGGGCTCTTTTCACCGAGCCGCCTGGATCTGATGCCCGACACGAAATCTGCAAGGACAACCTGGATGACAAgtgcgctctctctcttaaATCCGGTAACACCTTtcctgaaaagaaaaccCGGCTGCCCATTCCACGCCTCGTCGTGAGTGAGACAGAGAATGGGCACaaacggaaaagaaaacctTCCGCTAATCCGTTCgttcgctcttctgcctctggaAAGAACCCCCCGGAAGCGAATCAGGTAAGACCATGCGCTGGCTCGACGCCATGGTGGCAAATTCTTCAACACGCAAATATTTCACAGGTGTGTTTTCTGGTTACGATAGACAAATTTTCAGCAGCGCTGTCTCCAACAAAGGGCCTTTGGAGACCAGGTGAAAATGCTCAGCAAGGCCGCCGCAAcgacacaggagacacacaTTCAGCAGAACTGCTACACCAGCACAGCAGTTGAACCTGCAGTAAAACTTGCGCGAACACAAattcgcgtctctccagctgcgcTTCTGGGAGACTAGCTTTCCGCTTTCTTGCTGACGCGAGTCTGCTGCACAGTCATTTCGTGAACAACCCGGCGACCACTTCAAAAACGCGGGGGGTGAGGTGGCAGGCGACACCAGGAACTACCTATGGTGAGCAtacaagcgagagagagtggCGGCTGACTGGCGCGCGAGACAGCCAGTGGAAATTCGACAGGCATAGGTTGCATAGTGATTGCGGCTTTTATGGGGAAATTGCAAAGAAGTCGGAAAGAAGGGCAAgcaggcagcgagagaactCGCGTCTTGCCTGTTTCACCAGAGGTGCGTTGCTCGTTCGCCTGGTCACCTATCAGCAGATTCGATTGCTGATCGCTATTCAGAGACCGTAGGTGGGACTGGAGGGTTCCTGGCAACGCTCCTGGCACGAATGGGGGCGCTGTGCAAACACAGACAGGACACCCACCCGGTTGCCACAACGGCTATCACACCTCCACTGTTTCCGGAACACTGATACGCACACAGTAGCACCTCTGCTGGCCCGAGTCAGAACATTTTTTCCCgaccttttcttcttgttcctccgtctccgtcgtACCCAGGAAGTTTTCCCTGTCGGCGCCCTTTGTCTCGCTTAGAGCCTCGGTGCCGCTTACGACTGCCCCTTTTCTGAAGTCTCCATCATGCGAGCCGGGTTTTCGTTTGCTCTGTTGGCAGTCGGCCTTTTGGCCACTGCCGTGGTGTACTCCGCAGCGGAGGAGGAAGCTGTGACTGTATTGACTGCCTCTAACTTCGATGACACTCTGAAGAACAACGAGATTGTCCTGGTCAAATTCTACGCGCCTTGGTGAGCGGGTCACCACGTGAGGGACCCCATAACAGTTCTCAGTCTATTGTAGTTGCGACTTGCCGTGTGGCAGACGCTTTATCCGTCTTCTAAAAGACAACGTTCGAGGCGAACTTTTCCGTTGCGATGCGGCGGCGCACGGACGTGAATTGATCTGGTTTGCCAAAATCGTTGAAGCCACATGCGCGATACCTACACTCTGTCGTAGAGAATAGTCGGAGGCGGTTCCTTCTAGTGCCCCGTTTTGCTGCATTCCTACGGCTGTGTTGCGTGTGTGCATCGTCGTTGATTTCGGACTGCCCTTTTTCTTACAGGTGTGGCCACTGCAAGAGGATGGCGCCCGAGTACGAGAAGGCTGCCAAAACACTGAAGGAGAAGGGGTCTAAGATTGTGTTGGCTAAGGTCGATGCCACCAGCGAGACGGACATCGCCGACAAACAGGGTGTTCGCGAATACCCAACTCTCACCCTCTTCCGCAAGGAGAAGCCAGAGAAGTACACTGGCGGCCGCACGGTACGTTGGGTGGTAAATCGGAGAATCTTGCCCGCAGGACTTGTGTGGGGAACCAGTGGACGCAATTTCGAGTATCCTCGGTGTGCTGCCCGTAGGCGGAAGCAATTGTTGAGTGGATCGAGAAGATGACCGGCCCCGCGGTGACTGAAGTGGAAGGCAGCGCTGAGGACAAGGTTACGAAGGAGGCACCGATTGCCTTCGTTGCTGAGCTCGCGTCTAAAGACAGTGATATGGCGAAGCTGTTCGAGGAAGTCGCCAACGAGTCCCGCCAGCTGGGAAGGTTCTTGGCTAAGTACGGCGCCTCGGACGAGAAGATCTACTCCCTTCGCTACGAGGAGGGCACTGAAGCCTTCACAGGCAAGACCAAGGACGAGCTGAAGAAGTTCGTTGACACTGagtcctttcctcttcttgggCCCATCAACGCGGAGAACTTCCGCAAGTACATCGACCGCGATTTGGACCTTGTGTGGCTCTGCGGTACCGAGAAGGACTTCGATGAGGCCAAAACCGCTGTCCGCGAAGCTGCCAAGAAACTCCGTGACACCCGCTCCTTCGTCTGGCTTGACACTGACCAGTTCAAGGGCCACGCTGAGAACGCCCTGGGCATCACCGAATTCCCTGGCCTTGTTTTCCAGTCCAAGAAGGGACGCTTCGTGCTCCCTGAGGCAACAACCTCCCTGAAGGACGCTGCTAAGATCAGTCAGTTCTTTGATGATGTCGAAGCCGGCAAGATCGACCGATCCCTGAAGTCTGAGCCTGTCCCGGAGAAGCAAGACGAAGCCGTCAAGGTTGTCGTCGGAAAGAACTTCGAAGAGATGGTCATCCAGAAGGACAAGGATGTGATGCTGGAGATCTACGCCCCGTGGTGCGGCTACTGCAAGAGCTTCGAGCCCATCTACAAGGAGTTCGCAGAGAAGTACAAGGATGTCGACCACCTTGTTGTTGCCAAGATGGACGGCACTGCCAATGAAACGCCTCTGGAGGAATTCAGCTGGTCCAGCTTCCCCAGCATCTTCTTCGTGAAGGCTGGCGAGAAGACCCCCATGAAGTTCGAGGGCTCCAGAACCGTCGAAGGCTTGACTGAGTTCGTCAACAAGCACGGTTCCAAGCCGCTCAAGAAGGACGACAAGGGTGAAGAACTGTAAATTGTTGATCGTATCAGTCTGTTCCGTTTCATGTGTTCGTAACAATGTTCGTACATGAGCGGTTGAAACACGGAAGCCCTGTTTGGCTCATGTTTCCGTCAATATAACCCGACAGTAAATTGTTCTGGCAAACTTTCGATACATGCATGTCATCGGTTACGCCGGTGCCGCCAAGGCAAACGCGAAGTTGTAAATACGGACACCGAAGCTTACCGTTCGTCACTTCACTGTACCGCTCAATCTTATCACAAGTAACCGGTATTGCTCTCGGCACGCTGGTGAGAAGACCGCGGCGCCATGAAGTTGCAGGTTGTGTGGCGTCGTGTTTCTGCTGCGTCAGTAGATCCGATCAGTACAAAACAGCCGAAAATTGGATTAATTCTTCAGGATATCGACGAGGATGTTGGGGCTGCACGGTTCTCAGAACTTCAGTGTATATACAGGTCGTCGCCCTGTAGCAACACATCAATGGGACCTGCAGGCATGCAGGTGTTTGGTTTCTGTGGTATCATGGAAGTCAATCAGCCGGGCTAGTAAAGGTTGAGGAACGGCAAAAATTAAAGGCTGTCATGGAACAACACCGGGAAACAGTTGAGCGAGTCATAGGTGTGATGTTGGAGAAATGTCTCGAGTGGCGGCTACTGAAGCTTCGTCGCGGGACGACACAGGATATGCAGGATTTCTGTGAGTATGCGTTGCTGGCCGACACTGAAGGTAAGGTGCTCGTAACAGCGACATGTTTGAGCTTGACACAGACGAGTTCTTTTTATCAGTGCAGCGAATCTTGCAACCAGTCGTACTGTCTGAAAAGTGCCGATGTGATGCCGGCTTTGAAGAGAAGTCAGCCATACGCGGTCTGTCTACCGCTCCGCCAAGTGTGTCACATGAAGTGTGGTCAACGAAAGGCAGAGGGCTGCTAGGCTGGCGATCGAAGAACTCAGCCTAAAGAAGGATGAGATGCGCCTCAGTTCCGCTGCCGGTACGAATCGATGAACCGCATGAAGCAGGCGTTGGGCGTATGCACCAGAGCACCACACAGAAAACCGGCAAACTGAGGAACAACTTCAGGATATCCAGTGCAGGGCTGAAGTTTTCGAGGAAGCTTTGCAGCAGCTTTTGGTAATCAGACACTTTTGTATTGTCAAAGGTCGAGCTGCAGTAGGAATGTGACTCAGTTTGACAGGGAACACGAGGAAGCGGCTCTGTGGCAAGCAATAGATgaagcagaggcgcagaTAAAAACGTTGCAGTGAGGTTTAGACGTCATGAGTGTAACCATGACGGGAGTACCATCAAAACACCGCAGACAGGAAGAGTCAACCCTGCGCGACCAGAGCAAATCACTCATTGCTGGCATCCATGCCCTGAAAAAGGAGTAGGCTACATAGTTTTCTAGCCTATaggagaaaagcaaagaccAAGAAACCTCGGAGCAGCCATCGGATAGAACTCGATGTCGTTGAGGTAGCCCatgaggaggcgaagcagaaaatcAAGGTACGCAAACCTCTATCTCTATGTCGCTTTTGAGAGGCCAAGCTCCTGTCCTAGCGTACGCAGGCCGATGATAGCTTGGCACAAGATCACATCTCGGTGCTCGCAAGGCGTAAACAAGACCTCATACAGGTGCGCTGCACCGTACCAACGGTCTCCCTTATCAGCGACGTACATCCACTGGAGAGCAGACATGCAACGAACTGCAAGCAGAACTGGCTCAAATTGAAGCATCTCATGCGACCGTGCCACGAAAAGAGTATCTCGAGAAGGCCGGCACTATCAAGTGTGGCGTGAAACGGCACGCTCCTCGGCGAGTTAAGGTCGTGTCTGCGGCAACACGACACCCCGTGTCGTTGCTGAGTCAAGTACCGGCCACCCTTGTTTCAGCTGCCACACTCCGTAGACTTTCCCACCAGAGCTCTTCCCTGAGCTGAGGTTGCTGAGTTTATGGTACGCCAGTAGTTCGGGGAAGCAAGAACCAAAAGATAAATTGATCGGGCACTTCCCGACGACAGGCTCCACCCCACCAAGAGTATTCACGACAGCGAGGCTGCCGTCCCATCGTATACCTATCACTGAGTCGGGAGATGGACATGTGTGCAAACAAACGCTAGGCCACGAGCTATGCTGTAATGGATTGACAAGTGAAAGTTCAATGTTTGCGGGTTGCACACTGGCCACATAACGACAGTTGGGTTGTAGCGACTGCCACATCACATATCATGACGACTGAGTGTTCCATTCAGTGATACCTTGCTGCTTTCTTTCGATGCTTCGAACTACTTtccttgctttttctcttccgtgACTTTTTTTTGTGGTGAGAATCCCGCGAGGACTTGCTACTATCACTGTCGCTACTAGACGACGTGTCGTCCGAACTGCTGCTCGACGATTTccgttttttgtgtttcttctttttgcttCGCCCTTTTTTTTTGTCCCCGTCTttgtgcgtcttcttccactcctTGGCGACCTTTGCGGCGGCGGTGGAGGATATCGGGACAGCGTTTGCATCCGTGGCAAATTTGGGTTGTATCACAGCTGTGTGTTCAGGACGTGCCGGCCGCTCTTCCTCAAGCATTTCATACTTATTTCCTGAAACGCACAAAAACCCAGCATCATAACTCAACTGCAACCATCTCTCCAACTTTGTCAAGTGCCGTTTCAACACATATGTGAAGATCCGTGCGATTTACCTCCTGTGTTGTAGCACTCGTGCGCCATGTGTCCTTTCCTGCAGGAACGACAACACATCCGCCAGAATCACACTTTTACACACCACCTACTTCAGACACATCACGTCGTTCGGCaagctcttctctgtcagtAGAACGCACCCTCCACACCGCTGGCAGGCAATATTGTAAATCGCGTCGACAGTTATCCGTTCTTGCTTTCGTGGTCCAGAACGGGTTCCCCGTGACCGAGATAGGTTGTTTGGGTCGTTGTCCGCTCCATCTTTCTGGCTGATTCCTCTCATGTCCAAGCCGTATTTGCCACCTTCCTCAACCTTCGTCACCTGCACGCACCCATGCAGAAGTATCAGGGCATCTTTCTCGTGATTCACTGTCACTACCACATATGGAAACTTCAAAAGGCAGGGTGCGATTCTCTTTACAACCGACATGAAGTTATTATACGCGCGTCATCACTTACCTTGACCCACACCTTATCACCAACGGCTAGGGCGTCGTCAACTCGGTCCAGCTTTTGGCTCGAGATGCACGAGATGTGCAACAAGCCGTCCCTGTCGAATCCGTCGATCTACCAGGAGGCACCACAGCCGCAAAGACACACAGTGAGCGACAGCAGTGGCGTCACGCGAAACTCCGAATGGCCGATAGCGCAGCAAGATTTTTCTTTATGAGGAATTTTACCGTGGGATAGACTCACTGACACAAATGCTCCAAACTCTTGTATCCGCCGAACAGTTCCTTGGTGAATCGAGTCAAGCTCCGGTGTTTTCACCCCGCCTCCCTCTCCGCGGTGGATGAAGCTCTGACGTAGCGACTCCCTTTCGGAGCCGTCATGTTGGTTGACACTTTTCATGCACAAGCGAAGTTTGCCATCTTCTTGACTTAGGACCTGACAAAAGTAAAATGCGGCAGAGGCACAACGCACTCTCCTGACGTGTGCCTGTGGTTAGCTGTTCTCATGGAACCTCAAATCCCCAGCAAATCTATTTGAGGCGACGCCAGCTAAATGAATACTGCGCAGTATTGATTCTGACAAGTGAACAGACGAGCTACAAGGTTGACTGCCGACGTACCTTTACCCAGACTTCCTGGCCTACAGCCAAGACGTCTTCGACGTTTTCCACTCGCTGGTCAGAAATCCTAGAAATGTGCAGCAGTCCCTCTTTATCCAGGTCGGGTACCTTGAAAACCAGAGAAGATCCACAGTTACACAAAGATACGATTCCGAACAAAGGACACAGCAAAAAGCGAGCAGTCAGGTACTTGTGCGAGTCTCCTAACGTGGTCTACGAGGCGGACCCGGTCTGCTGCAGATGAACCTTCACTAAGCAACTAGGAGCAATCGGTTAGCTACCGAGATCCGCCCTCACTCAGCAACACTACAGACAACTCTTGCATTCGACACGGAGTTTGCTGTGAAACTCGTTTTTGCCGGGGTACGTATTGCGTGCACACTGACCAACACTCACCTTAACGAAGGCGCCGTAGGACTGCAGCTTTTTGACAACACCCTTGTGAATATCGGTCGACTGTGGCTTTCCATTTTGTCTTTCCTCTGAAGGAGAAGCCTCTCGATCATAGCGAGGATCGAACGCCTCGCCAAACTCATCGTCGAACATTttgacgcagaaaaaaggtcCCAACGAGGAAAGCGTGTGCGACACAAAAATACGGCTCCTTTCGTCTGCTGTCCCCGAAAATCAACGAACACTCCACATCCTATCCTACTTTTTCAGAGACAGACCCTGCGAAGCACGCGGTATAGGCTGAGTGATGTCAGCACAATTTGACCGAGCAAACGAACACGACTTCTGCGTCTAGCTTTCACCGTCGGGTGCGAGGTTGGAAGTGACAGTAGTTGCCAAGAGAGCAACGCGTTGCAGCGCTCGGTGTCCCACCAACACGAAGCGAGCTGCTACAACTGAACACAAGCTCATAGTGTACCTGTACAGAAAGAACCTTTCGGCCGTCTCAAGGTGGCTCCAGAGAGCAGCGTCCCGGCACAGGCGGCTGTGAATTCAACTTAGGAAACAGTAACAGGTGCGGTGGGAGACACGGACCCGGAGTAGAAGACAGCCTCCCATTCGACTAAATTCCACCTCGGGAAATCAGCTGTCTGCAGCTGTTGTGCCTCCGACCTCAGCCCGTTCACTAGCGAAGACTCGCAATGCAATTTCGGGGGGTCTTTTTCGACGCGCACGAATCTTTGCGGGCAGGCTGCGGCCGGCCAACAGCACACTGAGTCtaacagacacacacgacTTTCCACAGGCGGCGTAGATTGAGTTTCTGTTTTTAACAGGGAAAATCCAGCTGCCTTCTACGGAGGGAACGTATAAATGCAAGGTCCAATGGACTAACGGAAGAGCGTATGCGGAGGAAACGCTTCCGCTCGCCAGACCCGTCCACGAACTCTGTCATTTTCAGCTGATCGCCGTGAGACGACGGCAGACGGAAAAGTTGGCGTCTGGGCacgaaagaaggaacaacAACGACACGTGAGTGTCTGAGTTTCAGCGAAGGACCAAATACTGCGGTCGCGAATGCCTTCCCCACAAaccttgcttcttctggaaGCTCAAACACTTCCAGCAGATCTTTTCACACGTTTCTCAACCATCGAGTCAGTTTGCGACCTTGCAGCCTCGACTTCGCGAGAACAAAAAGTTGACGCTCCTGTCATGAAAGGAGGCGACACTGCCTCTGAAACATTGCCGTTCctccgcgcttcttcgtgtTTGACCTCCTGCTTTTTTGGCCCTTGCTTCTCACATTCCCCTTTATACTCGCGAACGGTGAGGGGCTGCGTAGACAGGTGTCAAAACAGCTTTCGGGGAAAGATGCTCTGAGAAGTGGGTGTGGTTGTTGCTTTTGTCACTCGGCCTCCGTCTTAGAAAACACCCATGTTTGCCGGAGTTTGCGCTGGCATCTGAactcctcgtcttccgtgCTTGGCAGCGCCTCGTAGTTCGTTTCGGGGAAAACAAGTGCCGTAAACCCTATACCACCGATAAGCAGACAGCGAGTTGCCAAATGTTGTGGCAATTGTTTTTCCTGGGAGAAAATACTTGTCAGGAAGGGGAACGGAAAGTGTCTCGTCAGATCTGGTGAAGAATCTGCGCCAAGGAAAGTAGTTTTTTAGCCTTCAGTTCTTTCTGCTCGATGGATCGCGACCCAGGTCTGCGATAATCAGGGAAATGCCGTGTCGTaactctcttcctcttttccaaGTCTGAAAACGACTTCTTGCCCTGGGCGCTTGtcattctttctctcttgtctgctGGCCTTCCCCGGTCTCTTCGTGGCGACGACGTCTCGTCTGTCCAATCGACATCTGAGTGCCCAGCTCCTGCGTCTTATTTCATGTtacctttttcttcctttttcttcttttcttcttccccgtctgtCGTCCTGTTTTCTCCACCCTCTTTCACTCcccccccttctctccctcttctgcgccttcttttctgttttctgtagAGTTCTGTTCCTCGGCACACTGTTTTCTTGTatctctctcccgccttcccCTCGTGACGAGACGAACTTGACTGCTCATGTCCGTCTCGCGTCGTTACTTCAGAAGCTGTGTCGCGGTGCTGGTCGCTGTAGcatctctctttgtcttcatctccccgtctcgctcgcttcgcctcccctctcctgtcctcttcgtttgccctgggtctcccttttcctcccttttcgcctctcccctctcacGGTCGAggtcgtctgcatgcgcatcgCCTGAGAGCAAGATGGCGACCGCAGCTTCTCGTGGACCTCCCTCAAGGCCggcagtctcctctcccgaCTCGGCAGAGACCCGCGAGCAGATCCGTCCTCTTTCGGCCCTCCGCAGGAatccgcttctctcgacaACGCTCTCGGAGGAGGCAGCTGTGGAGGCAAAAGGGAAGGAAAGTCCTTCGAAGGACGAGAAACTCCAGGAGGCTTTGCAGGAGGAAATGCGTCTCAGCTTCCTGTCTCGGCTGGACGAAGCCTGTCGCCAcatgcttcgcctcctcgactCTGCGCCGCCTGCTTGCGCGACTGCGGAGGCGACAGTAGGCGCGCAAGCTTTCGACGAGAAGGCCTGTTTGCTGCCGCTGGCGCTCTCCTGGGGATACTCCTTGGCCtctgcagaaaacggagacactgacgccgcttccgcttctccctgtctctcttcaccctCTCTGCCGAGTCTGCCGGAGTCCTTGCCTCCGCCTCCGGTGCCTTCCTTCCGGGAATGCGGGGACGCATTTGAAGCCCTCGATCCTTTCATGGAAAAGGTGTTGCTCTTGCCGCCTCGCCCAAAGAACGCGTCCTCGTCGCGGTTCAGAGGAGACATTTCGGCCTCCACAAACTCGGTTTCCACTGAGACCTCACAAGAGAGGTTGCAGACGCCAGAGAACAAcgacagaaacgcgaagaggcTGTTTCCCCCCGTCGCTTCCAGAGTGCTCCAACGCATCGAGGCACTCCTGGAACGACCCCCTGTGGGTCTCATTGGTGTCGCACGCTTTGGAGCTCCTGACTCGTTCTCCtcatctcctctctcctgttcttcctctacttctccttcttctttttcgtcttccacttcttcgtcgtctgtgttgttgtctccgcctctctctgaggGCGACCCTCAGGTTTTGGTTGTCAGGCCTTTGATGGCATCCGCGCCTACAGCTGAGACTGTACGCAAGCGGAAACGTGACcaagcgtcttcttcgcctcctgtttcttctctctcgtcttccctctcgtcttcgttatcttcttcttctcgcatgACCGCGTTGAGTTACAAGCCTTTCCCGACGACCTTCTGGTTGTGCGACGAGCGACTGAGACGAGACGTCTCGACGGTGGAAGTCCGGGGGGGGATGAAAGTGATCCACGAACGGATTTGCGGGAGCAGAGACATGCAGAAGGCTCTGATTGCCGACCACCTCCGGTACATCGCGATCCGCTGGCTGCTCATCGAAACTCCGCTTTTGAGACACTTTTACGAAGTGGAAAACGGAGGGGAAAAGGAATTCAGGGCGCCCCTACAGGCACGAGAAGGAcagagcgaaggcggcgtgacgggggagaagaaggtccATCTGTCTGTGGCTTCGACAGGCGCCGAAAGCCGCGCTGAAGAGACTCACTTGTGTCCGCTCTGCCGTTTGCTGCGCGTTCTTCGCGAACGAGGCATTGGAGGCATCAGCGCCTTCTGCTCCATGCGCTGCCTGCACATGCACTACGCCTTCCACTTGGTCCTCCCGCCCACCACTGTGGGCGCCTTGGTCGACGAAGAACTCACAAAactcgaagaagccgagtCTGCAAAGGATTCAGATCTTTGAAGTCAAACCCAATTTGGTCCACTCACAGATATTTGCAAATgcacttatatatatatatatatatataaatctCTTGCTTAGAGTATATATCTACCTCTGTGGTGGTAGGGCTTGCATTTCCATAgcagaggaacggagaagcggCATCGAGGCAGGGATTCGTTCGGAATTTGACAAGGCGACAGCGCCACCCTCTGCGAGATGTAATTGCCGATGCATGTGCATTTGTCACTCTTACGGATAAAGGCTGGTGTGGTATAAGGGCGCAGGTAGGCGCGGCTCTGCAATGAACAACGGATGAATGCTTTTTTCTGGAAAGGCAGGCACCACTTGCGCCTTGCCCGGAAACCTCTCAGCTGCAAGTTTGTTTATATGGAGAAACTCGGGGGGACGCGGGGAGAACCTGCTGATCTAGGAATCGGATTGTCTTTTGTGGATTAGAAAACTTTTGTAAACGTCTACGCGTCATATTTTAGAATGTGCAGCAGCAAAACGTAGTCTGACACGGCGTAGGAATCTCATTCTATAGTGTGTGACAGAAAATGTAGTATGAAAATCCGAGGAACCCCACTTTATACTCCGTGACAGTCTAGCTTCAGTGTCTGTCTGGTTTGCGGTGCATGCCGTGCAACTGTGGCAGAACGTCTTAACGTTGTCTCATcgaacgaagaagggagtCTTGGCGGATCGAACGTTGCAAGTGCTTATCGCTTATGCGTAGAGTTTCTAAGCACCCCGTCTTGCTTTGCGCTCTCTTGCTTTCCTAAAACAAGATTCGGTCTCACATGCGTTTCTCAAGCATGTAAGAGCCTACGCCTGGCAAAACCCAGGCAAGGGGACTAAGAGACATGCAAACCGCAGAAGTCATGTCTCTTCCACAGCCTTGGTGCACACGAACGCCCCCAGGGCAACCACAGCACACAACGACAGTTGCGGAAGAGGCGAGCAAACAGACGAGagcggaagcgagagacacacataaagagcgagaatgggcaagacaagaaggaagtgaGGAAGAGCAAGCACAGGAAGAACGGGAAAACTTGGACGAAAGAGTTCGTTTGGGCCCCGTCACGATGCCGCTGTTACAATGGATCATTTAAACAATGTCTAGACAGAATCAAAGAAACCTGTGTTGTGTGTCCTAtctccacacacacatacacacgcTGCAAGACACTAAAAGTCGCATTCTCGATAACTGTCTTTCTCATTTGGCGTATTCTCTAGCAAAAACAGATTCAAGACGCAAATGCTTTTTTCAGCGAAGCT
It contains:
- a CDS encoding hypothetical protein (encoded by transcript TGME49_211675), which gives rise to MQDFCEYALLADTEVQRILQPVVLSEKCRCDAGFEEKQRAARLAIEELSLKKDEMRLSSAAENRQTEEQLQDIQCRAEVFEEALQQLLFDREHEEAALWQAIDEAEAQIKTLQQEESTLRDQSKSLIAGIHALKKDHRIELDVVEVAHEEAKQKIKRTQADDSLAQDHISVLARRKQDLIQTCNELQAELAQIEASHATVPRKEYLEKAGTIKCGVKRHAPRRVKVVSAATRHPVSLLSQVPATLVSAATLRRLSHQSSSLS
- a CDS encoding hypothetical protein (encoded by transcript TGME49_211660~Signal peptide predicted by SignalP 2.0 HMM (probability 0.837) with cleavage site probability 0.320 at residue 39) yields the protein MRPTGGRSRSASMRWSTLEATGGNSLFAFLSLFSGVCNLSCEVSVETEFVEAEMSPLNRDEDAFFGRGGKSNTFSMKGSRASNASPHSRKEGTGGGGKDSGRLGREGEERQGEAEAASVSPFSAEAKEYPQESASGSKQAFSSKACAPTVASAVAQAGGAESRRRSMWRQASSSRDRKLRRISSCKASWSFSSFEGLSFPFASTAASSESVVERSGFLRRAERGRICSRVSAESGEETAGLEGGPREAAVAILLSGDAHADDLDRERGEAKREEKGDPGQTKRTGEGRRSERDGEMKTKRDATATSTATQLLK
- a CDS encoding S1 RNA binding domain-containing protein (encoded by transcript TGME49_211670), encoding MFDDEFGEAFDPRYDREASPSEERQNGKPQSTDIHKGVVKKLQSYGAFVKVPDLDKEGLLHISRISDQRVENVEDVLAVGQEVWVKVLSQEDGKLRLCMKSVNQHDGSERESLRQSFIHRGEGGGVKTPELDSIHQGTVRRIQEFGAFVSIDGFDRDGLLHISCISSQKLDRVDDALAVGDKVWVKVTKVEEGGKYGLDMRGISQKDGADNDPNNLSRSRGTRSGPRKQERITVDAIYNIACQRCGGKGHMAHECYNTGGNKYEMLEEERPARPEHTAVIQPKFATDANAVPISSTAAAKVAKEWKKTHKDGDKKKGRSKKKKHKKRKSSSSSSDDTSSSSDSDSSKSSRDSHHKKKSRKRKSKESSSKHRKKAARYH
- a CDS encoding protein disulfide isomerase (encoded by transcript TGME49_211680~Signal peptide predicted by SignalP 2.0 HMM (probability 0.999) with cleavage site probability 0.463 at residue 22) — translated: MRAGFSFALLAVGLLATAVVYSAAEEEAVTVLTASNFDDTLKNNEIVLVKFYAPWCGHCKRMAPEYEKAAKTLKEKGSKIVLAKVDATSETDIADKQGVREYPTLTLFRKEKPEKYTGGRTAEAIVEWIEKMTGPAVTEVEGSAEDKVTKEAPIAFVAELASKDSDMAKLFEEVANESRQLGRFLAKYGASDEKIYSLRYEEGTEAFTGKTKDELKKFVDTESFPLLGPINAENFRKYIDRDLDLVWLCGTEKDFDEAKTAVREAAKKLRDTRSFVWLDTDQFKGHAENALGITEFPGLVFQSKKGRFVLPEATTSLKDAAKISQFFDDVEAGKIDRSLKSEPVPEKQDEAVKVVVGKNFEEMVIQKDKDVMLEIYAPWCGYCKSFEPIYKEFAEKYKDVDHLVVAKMDGTANETPLEEFSWSSFPSIFFVKAGEKTPMKFEGSRTVEGLTEFVNKHGSKPLKKDDKGEEL